GTCTTTCCTGGTGCCTTCCGCAGGCGAAGCCGATGGAGAAGGCAGGGCAGGGGAAGGTGATGAGGGAGTCTCCAGCGGAGAAGAAGTCACTGAAGGCAGGGCAGTGGGGGTGGCTGCAGGGCTTTCGAGCGTCGCAGCGGGTGAGGAACTTGAGGCAGGAAAGGGGAAAGGGAGGCTCGGCACAGGGGCGCCGCTCTGGTGGGCCATGGGCCCCTTCGTCGGAGTGACAGTCTGCTTTTTGTTTTTGAAATGGATGATAATGACGAATAACTCGATGATTACAAGCAGCACGATGAGAATCTTCAGATACTTCATGATGAATCTTCCCCTTTTCTGCGCTCTCAACCGCAGTCAGCGCAAGCTCGCTCTCCCTTCATGAGTCGCAGTATCAGGCATAATATTCTGGGTTGAGATAAAAAGTTCCTACCGGTTTTACCCTGCTGCAGGTGCCCCTCAGGGAGCCCGGATAATTTACTGTTTTTTTTCAGGTATCCTGTCATGAGATGGTCTCTCCGGCGGGCTGTCACTGTAAAGTTCGGAGCTCACGCGCTTGATTTTCCTGATCCTGGCCTTTCTCGTCAGTTCAAGAAAGTCGTGCTGAATGAGATACCTGAGGAAATCTGAAGAGAACTGGTTATCTTCAGCAAAAAGGTCTTCCACCTCGATGCGGCCGGTCTTGATACCCTCAATGAACTCCTCACTGTTCGCCGTGATGAGAACAGATGTTGTCTTCTCCACTTTGCGGCCGCTCTTGTATATTACGGAAATCCCGATGAGCACAATGAAGGCGATAACCATCCAGAACATCTTTTCGTCCATCTCGAAATGGAAGCACTCGAGGGAGAGCTTCACTCCGATGAAAAATATGATCTGATAGGCAATATCGTCAAGTCCGGGGTATTTTTCCAAGAGCTTTATGAACACCATGGCGACAAAACGCATCGCGAGAATGCCTACTATACCCCCCAGTATGATGACGCTCACCTTGGGGGTCATTGCCACGGCAGTGGTGATGCTGTCTATTGAGAAAACTATGTCAGTGAGCTCTACCAGCAGCACTACCTTCCAGAATGATGCGGTTAAAGGCTTTTTTGAATTATTTTCCTTTGAAATATTGCTATAATGAGGAAACATGTTTTTGAAGGCGAGATATATGAGGTACAGTCCTCCAATAAGCTTGATTTCCCTGATCTGGATGAGCTGTGCAGCCAGTATTACTGCGATTATTCTGAAGATGATGGCACCCCATACCCCAAGGGTGAGAGCATGGCGCTGCCTGTTCCTGGGGAGCTGCCTGACGAGGGCGGCGAGCACGAGGGCGTTGTCAACGGAGAGAAGCCCTTCAAGAATTATAAGCGTCGCAATGGTAAGAGCATCATAGGGCGTATAGGTGGCGATTTCATGCAATATCTGGCTCATATTGCCCGTGCTTTTCTGGTATCCTTCAATGATTCTGGTCTTCTGTTTTCTGCTTTCCCTCTCCATACTCCTCTCTCTGCGGAAGGAAAAAGGTTGCTTAAGGCGAAATAATGAGGATTTTCCAGACAATGGGGAGAGACACGTGAAAGAGAAAAAACCCGAAAAAATCATTGCTGCGATTACCGCTGCCCTAAGCCTCTATCTCGAAGAGCAGATAAAGGCGCCGCCCTTCATCATCCTTCCCGGGGAGCTCCGCTCGGCACCGAGCCTCTGGAGGTTCATAGGAAGAAAAGAAGTCATGGACAGCAGGACCCTTGTCCAGATGAACTGCATGAAATGGTAATATAATCTTGAGCGGGGAGAGAGGGAACCATGAGCACAAAAAATTCAAAAGGCAACGTATCAGAAAAGCCGGTGC
The Candidatus Eremiobacterota bacterium genome window above contains:
- a CDS encoding TerC family protein; translated protein: MERESRKQKTRIIEGYQKSTGNMSQILHEIATYTPYDALTIATLIILEGLLSVDNALVLAALVRQLPRNRQRHALTLGVWGAIIFRIIAVILAAQLIQIREIKLIGGLYLIYLAFKNMFPHYSNISKENNSKKPLTASFWKVVLLVELTDIVFSIDSITTAVAMTPKVSVIILGGIVGILAMRFVAMVFIKLLEKYPGLDDIAYQIIFFIGVKLSLECFHFEMDEKMFWMVIAFIVLIGISVIYKSGRKVEKTTSVLITANSEEFIEGIKTGRIEVEDLFAEDNQFSSDFLRYLIQHDFLELTRKARIRKIKRVSSELYSDSPPERPSHDRIPEKKQ